The sequence below is a genomic window from Proteus vulgaris.
TAATTTTTCAAACAAGACTTTCTCATGATCCATCGCTTTTTGTGTAATCACTATCAACATGGGGATCAAGTCGGCTTGTTTTTTTAATAAAACATCAATATTTGCAAAGGCTTTATAGCAATTGTTCTTTAGCATCACCATGTTGTTATAAATCATCACTAATTGGCGTATTAAAAAATAAACCAAAGCGAGAATAAAAATGATGAAAATAAGCCATTCCATATTAATCAATTACCAAGATGAAGAGGTGCTATTAAAATAAAGTGTTAGTATGCCGTTTTGGTAATCCATTGGTATCACGAGAATGGATAAGATAACAAAAAGAGCAATAATAACGATGATGGCCGAGTTACGACGAAAGGGGCGTGCTTTGTTCCAGCTAACAACATAATCTTGTGGTGATAAACCTAATAGATAGTGAGGAGCACTGTGTGTGATAACAACTTCATCATTGATAGGTTCTGCATTCCCAATTAATAAATAAGTGGTATCAGCTTCTAAGATGTACTCCTTAAAACGTTTATTGTTATATTCCAGATCTTGGTGAGGATCGATACCAAGATGAATTAAAGGTTTGTCAGCTGCAAGAATTTGAACCGAACCGGTATCATCTGTCATCGTGAAATTGTTGATCTTTTTGTCACAGAGTGTTTGGCGATAGCTTTTCTTACCTTCTTTATTTGTGGATATGTCATATTCATAATAGCAGTAGCCATAGCACTCTTTTTTGCCTAGGCGACTTGTTAGTTTTTTACCCGCAGTTATCTTGCCTTCAATTTCAACAAGCCCAATGGCTAAAGAACGAATTTTAGATGTCGCTAGAATTTTTTGAAAACGTAAAAAACGCTTTTCAGGTGTTTTTTTGGCAATTTGATAAACGAACATTAAAACGAAACTTAAAAAGAACAATCTATGGTCAATAAAAAAGCCAAAGCTTAAAAAGAGTAGCAAAAGGCTAATAAATACGGTGTTAACAAGTGCCGAAAACTTAGACTCACCTTCCATTTGTAATTGATGATAATTTTTTATCGCCTTTTCACCAATATTTCCAATATGATTTGAAATACCATAGGAAAATATCAAAATGACAGCGAATGCAATGCAGGAGATAAGATTAACAACAGAGTCTTCACCGCTAGGATAAAGGTCATTTCCTCGCGAAAAAAACAGATAATTTCCAGCAGCAAAAGCAATCCCTAAAAAGGGAACAATACCCAAATTGTTCTTCTTTTCTTGAGCGCGTTTACTGCGTAAAAAATAGATTAATGCGCCCACAGCACAGCCGATAAAAAAATAAATTAACACTGCAATTTATCCTTAATGCGGTTATTTAACTTCTTGTTATTTAAATTATTATTATTTAAATTTGATGCCTTCAAATTTCATTTCTTCTTTTGGTATTTCGAGTAATTGCATACGTTCAAAGCGGAAAAGACCGGCAATTAAGCTATCAGGAAACATCTCTATCGCAGTGTTGTAGTGAGTTGTTGCATCATTAAAACCTTCACGACGTTGAGCAATTTTATTTTCTACGTCACTAACAGCTGTTTGAAGTAATGCGAGTTGTTCACCTGAAATTAACGTCGGATAATTTTCAGCAAGGGCAATCATGCCTCGTAGTGCCGTATTCATCTCATTTGTAGCGCTAATTTTTTCATTAATATTTTGTGCTTTAAAATAGCGTTGTCTTGCGTCACTTAATGCAATAAATACACTTTTTTCGTGCTCCATTGCTTTTTCAGCTACCGCCATTAATTGAGGAATTTGGTCAGCTCTCTGTTTTAAAATAACGTCAATATTCGCAAACTGATTACTTACTTGATTACGTGTCGCAATAAGACGGTTGTAAATTGAAATTCCCCAACCAATAAAAAGAACGATAAGAATAAGTAAAATAATAGCCATTATTGTCATAATGATCCCTTCCTCTAAATATTTAATAAATAATGATAGCTAAATTAAAAAGTAATTATGGTTTTTAATTGAATTATTAGGGTAAGTTAGAGAAAGATGAAGAAATATACAATCAGAAAGGGCGCAAAGATCCTATTCTTTTACAAGAAAGAGCAAGATACTTGTCATACTTCAAGTTGCTGTGTTGTTGACGGCGTTTACTCGCACTAGTCACACACTCATGTATGTGACTAGTGTTTCATTCATTTGTTACCTAGCTACACAATGAATTATTTAGCTTGTTTTTGTAAGAACTTAACCCCTAAATCAGGGAAGTCTGTAAAGACACCTTCAGCACCTGCTTGGTTATAAATGATATCGTAAAGCTGATCACCATCTTTTGCGTATTTAGGAAGTTTATCAATACGAACAGTAAACGGATGAATGGTCAGTTTATTAGCATGAGCATCAG
It includes:
- a CDS encoding LemA family protein; translation: MTIMAIILLILIVLFIGWGISIYNRLIATRNQVSNQFANIDVILKQRADQIPQLMAVAEKAMEHEKSVFIALSDARQRYFKAQNINEKISATNEMNTALRGMIALAENYPTLISGEQLALLQTAVSDVENKIAQRREGFNDATTHYNTAIEMFPDSLIAGLFRFERMQLLEIPKEEMKFEGIKFK